From one Rosa rugosa chromosome 4, drRosRugo1.1, whole genome shotgun sequence genomic stretch:
- the LOC133743609 gene encoding 28 kDa ribonucleoprotein, chloroplastic-like codes for MTSATSHLFKTLSITADSCGLSLPHLFTAKTPNAFLPIPTRPTTKLHLSHSFSPLRSKTQFSSIVSYVAQTSDWAQQEEDSPVAIDGAAEESGEEGVFEEREEEVAPVEPPEEAKIFVGNLPFDVDSERLAQLFEKAGVVEIAEVIYNRDTDQSRGFGFVTMSTVEEADRAVEQFSGYDLNGRLLTVNKAAPRGTRAERPPRSFQSSYRIYVGNLPWNVDNGELEQLFSKHGSVVDARVVFDRETGRSRGFGFVTMASESDMNDAIGALDGESLDGRAIRVNVAEERQRRF; via the exons ATGACTTCGGCTACCTCCCATCTATTCAAGACCTTATCAATAACAGCAGACTCATGcggtctctctctccctcacctcTTCACCGCCAAAACCCCCAACGCATTTCTCCCAATCCCAACCAGACCCACCACCAAGCTCCACCTCTCCCACTCCTTTTCACCTCTCAGGAGCAAGACCCAGTTCTCTTCCATAGTCTCATACGTGGCCCAGACCTCGGATTGGGCCCAGCAGGAGGAGGACAGCCCGGTTGCCATTGATGGAGCTGCGGAGGAGAGCGGTGAGGAGGGGGTgtttgaggagagagaagaagaggtggCCCCTGTTGAGCCGCCCGAGGAGGCCAAGATTTTTGTTGGGAATTTGCCCTTTGATGTTGACAGTGAGAGATTGGCTCAGCTGTTTGAGAAGGCCGGAGTTGTCGAGATTGCTGAG GTTATTTACAACAGGGACACTGACCAGAGCCGTGGATTCGGGTTTGTGACTATGAGCACTGTGGAAGAAGCTGACAGGGCTGTGGAACAGTTCAGTGGCTAC GATTTGAATGGAAGACTCTTGACTGTCAATAAGGCTGCTCCAAGAGGAACACGCGCAGAGCGCCCACCGCGTTCTTTTCAATCTTCATACAGAATCTATGTTGGTAACCTGCCATGGAATGTGGATAATGGTGAACTTGAGCAGCTCTTCAGTAAACACGGTAGCGTGGTGGATGCGCGTGTAGTCTTTGACAGAGAAACTGGACGATCGCGTGGTTTTGGCTTTGTAACAATGGCCAGTGAATCTGATATGAATGATGCCATTGGTGCTCTGGATGGAGAG AGTTTGGACGGCAGGGCGATCAGAGTAAATGTTGCCGAGGAAAGACAAAGGCGCTTTTGA
- the LOC133743608 gene encoding protein-L-isoaspartate O-methyltransferase 1-like isoform X2, producing MYNLLSASPRAIAIARIAYGCVYTTPSTTTHLLTSTPTRSFSHLHRLRRTVSLLRPPTLSSCPNFLTGNSHFCGMAWLLSGHGVRDSKAMVEGLQGYGVISSKKVAEVMGTIDRALFVPDGTPAYADSPMSIGYNATISAPHMHATCLQLLEKNLQPGMHALDVGSGSGYLTACFALMVGPKGRAVGVEHIPELVSSSIENIQKSAVAPLLKEGSLSVHVSDGRLGWPEFAPYDAIHVGAAAPEIPQPLIDQLKPGGRMVIPVGNLYQDLKVVDKNMDGSVSVRTETSVRYVPLTSREAQLRGY from the exons ATGTATAATCTATTATCGGCATCACCGAGAGCTATCGCTATAGCCCGCATAGCGTACGGTTGCGTATATACTACGCCCTCTACAACAACCCACCTCTTAACCTCCACCCCTACTCGCTCTTTCTCTCACCTTCACCGTCTCCGCCGCACAGTCTCACTCCTCCGACCACCCACTCTCTCCTCCTGTCCTAATTTCCTCACGGGTAACTCTCACTTCTGCGGAATGGCG TGGCTCTTGTCTGGGCATGGAGTTCGTGATAGCAAGGCAATGGTGGAGGGTTTGCAAGGTTATGGAGTGATTAGTTCCAAGAAGGTTGCTGAAGTGATGGGGACTATTGATAGGGCTTTGTTTGTGCCTGATGGGACCCCAGCGTATGCTGACTCCCCCATGTCGATTGGTTATAATGCCACCATTTCTGCACCTCATATGCATGCAACATGCCTGCAATTGTTGGAAAAGAATTTGCAGCCTGGTATGCATGCTTTGGATGTTGGATCAG GGTCGGGATATTTGACTGCATGTTTTGCACTGATGGTTGGGCCAAAAGGTCGAGCAGTGGGTGTAGAACACATTCCGGAGTTGGTCTCTTCCTCAATTGAGAATATTCAAAAAAGTGCAGTAGCACCATTACTGAAAGAAGGTTCCCTCTCAGTGCATGTCAGTG ATGGAAGGCTAGGTTGGCCTGAATTTGCACCTTATGATGCTATTCATGTTGGGGCAGCTGCTCCAGAAATACCACAACCACTTATTGACCAATTGAAGCCTGGAGGAAGAATGGTGATTCCTGTGGGAAACCTATACCAGGATTTAAAGGTTGTGGACAAGAACATGGATGGTTCTGTAAGTGTCAGGACTGAAACTTCAGTTCGTTATGTTCCACTGACAAGTCGAGAAGCTCAGTTGCGAGGCTATTGA
- the LOC133743608 gene encoding protein-L-isoaspartate O-methyltransferase 1-like isoform X1, whose amino-acid sequence MYNLLSASPRAIAIARIAYGCVYTTPSTTTHLLTSTPTRSFSHLHRLRRTVSLLRPPTLSSCPNFLTGNSHFCGMAVIAPLFSYLSLMWLLSGHGVRDSKAMVEGLQGYGVISSKKVAEVMGTIDRALFVPDGTPAYADSPMSIGYNATISAPHMHATCLQLLEKNLQPGMHALDVGSGSGYLTACFALMVGPKGRAVGVEHIPELVSSSIENIQKSAVAPLLKEGSLSVHVSDGRLGWPEFAPYDAIHVGAAAPEIPQPLIDQLKPGGRMVIPVGNLYQDLKVVDKNMDGSVSVRTETSVRYVPLTSREAQLRGY is encoded by the exons ATGTATAATCTATTATCGGCATCACCGAGAGCTATCGCTATAGCCCGCATAGCGTACGGTTGCGTATATACTACGCCCTCTACAACAACCCACCTCTTAACCTCCACCCCTACTCGCTCTTTCTCTCACCTTCACCGTCTCCGCCGCACAGTCTCACTCCTCCGACCACCCACTCTCTCCTCCTGTCCTAATTTCCTCACGGGTAACTCTCACTTCTGCGGAATGGCGGTAATTGCTCCTCTCTTTTCCTATCTCAGCTTAATG TGGCTCTTGTCTGGGCATGGAGTTCGTGATAGCAAGGCAATGGTGGAGGGTTTGCAAGGTTATGGAGTGATTAGTTCCAAGAAGGTTGCTGAAGTGATGGGGACTATTGATAGGGCTTTGTTTGTGCCTGATGGGACCCCAGCGTATGCTGACTCCCCCATGTCGATTGGTTATAATGCCACCATTTCTGCACCTCATATGCATGCAACATGCCTGCAATTGTTGGAAAAGAATTTGCAGCCTGGTATGCATGCTTTGGATGTTGGATCAG GGTCGGGATATTTGACTGCATGTTTTGCACTGATGGTTGGGCCAAAAGGTCGAGCAGTGGGTGTAGAACACATTCCGGAGTTGGTCTCTTCCTCAATTGAGAATATTCAAAAAAGTGCAGTAGCACCATTACTGAAAGAAGGTTCCCTCTCAGTGCATGTCAGTG ATGGAAGGCTAGGTTGGCCTGAATTTGCACCTTATGATGCTATTCATGTTGGGGCAGCTGCTCCAGAAATACCACAACCACTTATTGACCAATTGAAGCCTGGAGGAAGAATGGTGATTCCTGTGGGAAACCTATACCAGGATTTAAAGGTTGTGGACAAGAACATGGATGGTTCTGTAAGTGTCAGGACTGAAACTTCAGTTCGTTATGTTCCACTGACAAGTCGAGAAGCTCAGTTGCGAGGCTATTGA